In a single window of the Macrobrachium rosenbergii isolate ZJJX-2024 chromosome 35, ASM4041242v1, whole genome shotgun sequence genome:
- the LOC136856347 gene encoding uncharacterized protein — MLLYKVIAVTSVMVALLTLTYGEEESIDKEARLFGDPHEFAEAHQRFRRAPIFGLFQGLFGGKKGRRQKPKGHRPRPSYGAPPAPPPATPPASYGPPPATPSTSYGAPPATPSTSYGAPPATPSTSYGAPPATPSTSYGAPPATPSTSYGAPPATPSTSYGAPPATPSTSYGAPPATPSTSYGARPATPSTSYGARPTTPSTSYGAPPATPSTSYGAPPATPSTSYGAPPATPSTSYGAPPATPSTSYGAPPATPSTSYGAPPATPSTSYGAPPATPSTSYGAPPATTRPRPPATPPSTSYGAPPVPRPTYSPPAPAPRPSYSAPPAPAPSPSYSVPGPAPSPSYSVPGPAPSPSYSVPGPAPSPSYSVPGPAPSPSYSAPAPTPSSSYGSPSAPSVPSQSYGTPF; from the exons ATGTTGCTTTATAAAGTG ATTGCTGTGACCTCGGTCATGGTGGCCTTGTTGACCTTGACCTACGGCGAGGAAGAATCGATCGACAAGGAGGCGAGGCTGT TCGGGGACCCACACGAATTCGCCGAGGCGCATCAGAGGTTCCGCAGGGCGCCTATCTTTGGCCTCTTCCAGGGACTGTTTGGGGGCAAGAAGGGCAGACGACAAAAGCCAAAGGGCCACCGTCCTAGGCCCTCTTATGGAGCTCCCCCTGCTCCACCCCCTGCCACCCCCCCTGCTTCATATGGTCCTCCTCCGGCGACTCCTAGCACGTCGTATGGAGCTCCTCCGGCGACCCCTAGCACGTCGTACGGAGCTCCTCCGGCGACTCCTAGCACGTCGTACGGAGCTCCTCCGGCGACTCCTAGTACATCCTATGGAGCTCCTCCGGCGACTCCTAGTACGTCCTATGGAGCTCCTCCAGCGACCCCTAGTACATCGTATGGAGCTCCTCCAGCGACTCCTAGCACATCGTACGGAGCTCCTCCGGCTACTCCTAGCACATCGTACGGAGCTCGTCCGGCTACTCCTAGCACATCGTACGGAGCTCGTCCGACTACTCCTAGCACATCGTACGGAGCTCCTCCGGCTACTCCTAGTACGTCCTACGGAGCTCCTCCGGCTACTCCCAGCACGTCATACGGAGCTCCTCCGGCGACTCCTAGCACGTCCTATGGAGCTCCACCAGCAACTCCTAGCACATCCTATGGAGCTCCTCCGGCGACTCCTAGTACATCCTACGGAGCTCCTCCAGCAACTCCCAGCACATCCTACGGAGCTCCTCCAGCAACTCCCAGCACATCCTATGGAGCCCCTCCAGCAACTACAAGACCTCGACCACCCGCAACTCCTCCTAGCACATCATACGGAGCTCCTCCAGTCCCTAGACCAACTTACAGTCCTCCAGCACCTGCTCCAAGACCATCTTACAGTGCTCCACCGGCACCGGCTCCAAGTCCTTCTTATAGTGTACCAGGACCGGCTCCAAGTCCTTCTTATAGTGTACCAGGACCGGCTCCAAGTCCTTCTTATAGTGTACCAGGACCGGCTCCTAGTCCATCATACAGCGTACCAGGACCAGCTCCTAGTCCATCCTACAGTGCACCAGCTCCAACTCCCAGCTCTTCGTACGGGAGTCCCTCTGCTCCTAGCGTTCCTTCTCAGTCGTACGGGACGCCTTTCTAA